From the Candidatus Saccharimonadaceae bacterium ML1 genome, one window contains:
- a CDS encoding IS1595 family transposase ISSpo3, which translates to MKYTVKQLQADFPDDDTCLEWLVAYLYPNGIICPKCDTITKHYRVSGRRSYCCSKCGNHLYPLANTIFHRSRTPLTDWFHAIYIMSTNKAGTSARQIEREIGVTYKTAWRMMHQIRSMMGNKDTELANDVEVDETYIHPNVFKRSSAQKRYGRDARRTGEILFGAVERNGEVKIWHVKSSGVRVLQPLILTNVKDGATVHSDGHKSYTSLPKYGYDHRTTNHGIGEYYTEYSYTQNIENVWSHIKRGIKGVYRHVGARYVQLYANEYAWRYNHRQHKVLFWYLLADIIYPQSCAFSRQQQVASYALPASGYRKTVS; encoded by the coding sequence ATGAAATATACTGTAAAACAATTACAGGCGGATTTTCCTGATGATGACACATGTCTTGAATGGCTAGTTGCGTACTTATACCCAAACGGAATAATCTGCCCCAAGTGCGATACAATTACCAAGCACTACCGAGTATCTGGTAGGCGTTCGTATTGTTGCTCGAAATGCGGCAACCATCTATATCCGCTTGCTAATACGATATTTCATAGGTCACGCACGCCTCTTACTGACTGGTTTCACGCTATTTACATAATGAGTACAAATAAGGCTGGTACGAGTGCAAGGCAAATTGAGCGTGAGATTGGTGTCACCTATAAAACAGCATGGCGGATGATGCACCAAATTCGCTCAATGATGGGTAATAAAGACACTGAACTAGCCAATGACGTAGAAGTAGATGAAACATATATACACCCTAATGTATTTAAGCGTTCATCTGCTCAAAAACGGTATGGTCGTGATGCGCGGCGCACGGGCGAAATTCTATTCGGTGCCGTTGAGCGCAACGGTGAGGTGAAGATATGGCATGTTAAATCATCTGGCGTTCGTGTATTACAACCTTTGATACTTACAAACGTTAAAGATGGAGCTACAGTACATAGCGACGGTCACAAATCATATACGTCATTACCTAAATATGGATATGATCATCGTACTACTAATCACGGAATCGGTGAGTATTATACGGAGTATTCTTATACGCAAAACATTGAAAACGTATGGTCACATATTAAACGTGGCATTAAAGGTGTATATCGACATGTCGGGGCTAGGTATGTTCAGTTATACGCAAACGAGTATGCATGGCGATATAACCACCGCCAGCACAAGGTGTTGTTTTGGTACTTGCTGGCAGATATTATTTATCCGCAGTCTTGCGCTTTTTCGCGGCAGCAGCAGGTTGCTTCTTACGCGCTACCTGCTTCAGGATATCGAAAAACTGTTTCTTAG
- a CDS encoding DUF4065 domain-containing protein yields MLYNEYMKATKQTKSLIKYLVFSMNLPTITSITKMLYLIDLASVASTGEQTTDFKFIRYYYGPYDKDIRIIIDDMTAKKELDADVRYLSNGEPFLVYKMPNGTASFAYEGANEQIVRDLVDSLGNLSPKSLTELAYKTKPMTRLGATLGGNEHLNEQLVLTEV; encoded by the coding sequence GTGCTGTATAATGAATATATGAAAGCAACAAAACAAACAAAGTCATTAATAAAATATTTAGTATTTAGTATGAATCTACCTACAATTACGAGCATTACAAAGATGCTTTATCTTATTGATCTGGCGTCAGTAGCTTCTACTGGAGAACAGACCACAGATTTTAAATTTATTCGATATTACTACGGTCCATACGACAAAGATATACGTATAATAATAGACGATATGACAGCAAAAAAAGAATTAGATGCTGACGTTAGGTACTTATCTAATGGGGAGCCGTTTTTAGTCTATAAAATGCCTAATGGAACTGCTAGTTTCGCTTACGAAGGTGCTAATGAACAGATTGTGAGAGACTTAGTAGATAGCTTAGGTAATTTATCCCCGAAAAGTCTTACTGAACTTGCATATAAAACAAAACCAATGACCAGATTGGGCGCTACCCTTGGCGGTAACGAACATCTAAATGAGCAGCTTGTATTAACGGAGGTGTAA